The following proteins are encoded in a genomic region of Triticum dicoccoides isolate Atlit2015 ecotype Zavitan chromosome 1B, WEW_v2.0, whole genome shotgun sequence:
- the LOC119348537 gene encoding histone H4, whose product MSGRGKGGKGLGKGGAKRHRKVLRDNIQGITKPAIRRLARRGGVKRISGLIYEETRGVLKIFLENVIRDAVTYTEHARRKTVTAMDVVYALKRQGRTLYGFGG is encoded by the coding sequence ATGTCGGGGCGCGGCAAGGGAGGCAAGGGGCTCGGCAAGGGCGGCGCCAAGCGCCACAGGAAGGTGCTGCGCGACAACATCCAGGGCATCACCAAGCCCGCCATCCGGCGCCTGGCGAGGAGGGGCGGCGTGAAGCGCATCTCCGgcctcatctacgaggagacccgcggcgtgctcaagatcttcctcgagaacgTCATCCGCGACGCCGTCACCTACACCGAGCACGCCCGCCGCAAGACCGTCACCGCCATGGACGTCGTCTACGCCCTCAAGCGCCAGGGTCGCACCCTCTACGGCTTCGGCGGCTAG